From the Acidobacteriota bacterium genome, one window contains:
- a CDS encoding TonB family protein has product LVLARLQEAWRDRPVLPAGSAPRRVVIGFRIARDGTVSDARILVPSGYTPLDLSALRAAQSIGRLPRLPRSYPHERLGARFVFELVPPR; this is encoded by the coding sequence CCTCGTCCTGGCGCGGCTCCAGGAGGCCTGGCGGGATCGGCCCGTCCTTCCGGCCGGCTCGGCGCCGCGCCGGGTGGTCATCGGCTTTCGGATCGCCCGGGACGGGACGGTCAGCGACGCGCGGATCCTCGTTCCCAGCGGTTACACGCCTCTCGATCTGTCGGCGCTGCGGGCGGCGCAGTCGATCGGCCGCCTGCCCCGGCTGCCGCGCAGCTATCCCCACGAACGGCTCGGCGCGCGCTTCGTGTTCGAGCTGGTGCCCCCGAGGTGA
- the tolB gene encoding Tol-Pal system beta propeller repeat protein TolB: MTTARRYLALTALLLCLPPGRPASAQDELTGTLRGAAAEKVALAVPPTRTGPGADAARAAEISEVLRADLDFSGWFGLLDPSGEGRIPPERLAEPAAWRAAGAAYLVDTRLDEDGSRGTLTVLLLETGSGEALFHKRWYGSLPRDVRRLAHAAADAVVEALTGRPGIAQTRIAFVAKRGKAKEVYLMDYDGARVRRLTTTGTLNLSPAWSPDGRRLAFLSYIGRQPSIYLLDEDGRVTTLHPKGGELNAAPDFSPDGSQLAFSSDRDGNSEIYLYELATGREVRLTRHPAIDTAPCWSPSGRQIAFTSDRSGTPQIYVMNADGSAVRRVTWEGGYNESAAWSPDGGRLAFVSRIAGRFEIVIHDLATGAERIITSGPGNKENPRWAPDGRHLVFASDRDGEYAIYSIRDDGRGLRKLTRGERAETPDWSPVRR; this comes from the coding sequence ATGACGACAGCCCGCCGCTACCTCGCCCTGACGGCTCTGCTTCTCTGCCTTCCACCGGGCCGCCCCGCTTCCGCCCAGGACGAGCTGACCGGGACGCTTCGGGGCGCCGCGGCGGAGAAGGTCGCGCTGGCGGTGCCTCCCACCCGCACCGGACCGGGTGCCGACGCGGCCCGAGCCGCGGAGATCTCCGAAGTCCTCCGCGCCGACCTCGATTTCTCCGGCTGGTTCGGTCTGCTCGACCCGTCGGGAGAGGGCCGGATCCCTCCGGAGCGCCTCGCCGAACCGGCGGCCTGGCGCGCCGCCGGCGCCGCGTACCTGGTGGACACGAGGCTCGACGAGGACGGTTCCCGCGGCACGTTGACGGTTCTCCTCCTCGAGACGGGATCGGGAGAGGCGCTGTTCCACAAGCGGTGGTACGGATCGCTGCCGCGCGACGTCCGCAGGCTCGCCCACGCCGCGGCCGACGCCGTGGTCGAGGCTCTCACCGGCCGGCCCGGGATCGCGCAGACCCGGATCGCGTTCGTGGCCAAGCGGGGCAAGGCGAAGGAGGTCTACCTGATGGACTACGACGGCGCGCGGGTCCGTCGCCTGACCACCACCGGAACGCTCAACCTTTCCCCCGCGTGGTCGCCCGACGGCCGGCGGCTCGCCTTCCTGTCCTACATCGGCCGCCAGCCGTCCATCTACCTCCTGGACGAGGACGGGCGGGTCACGACGCTCCATCCGAAAGGAGGGGAACTCAACGCCGCCCCCGACTTCTCTCCCGACGGTTCGCAGTTGGCCTTCTCGTCCGACCGGGACGGGAATTCCGAGATCTACCTGTACGAGCTCGCCACCGGCCGCGAGGTCCGCCTCACGCGGCACCCGGCGATCGACACCGCCCCCTGCTGGTCCCCCTCCGGCCGCCAGATCGCCTTCACGTCCGACCGCTCGGGGACGCCGCAGATCTACGTGATGAACGCCGACGGGAGCGCCGTGCGCCGGGTGACGTGGGAGGGCGGCTACAACGAATCGGCCGCCTGGTCGCCCGACGGGGGCCGCCTCGCGTTCGTGAGCCGCATCGCGGGGCGGTTCGAGATCGTGATCCACGATCTCGCTACCGGCGCCGAGCGCATCATCACGTCGGGTCCGGGAAACAAGGAGAATCCGCGCTGGGCGCCGGACGGGCGCCATCTCGTTTTCGCGAGCGATCGCGACGGCGAGTACGCGATCTACTCGATTCGGGACGACGGCCGCGGGCTGAGGAAGCTCACCCGCGGGGAACGGGCCGAAACGCCGGACTGGAGCCCGGTCCGCCGGTGA
- the pal gene encoding peptidoglycan-associated lipoprotein Pal, producing the protein MKRSTNSGWTVALLAAAALACRTAPVPPPGAAGPAAGAAEAEPANSPAGEELGAEGFGEGLVAAAPLEEPLEEPEDLEAAVEANLKTVYFDLDSSALDEEAKRILEENARWLLAHPEVRIVVEGHCDERGTVEYNLELGQRRARAVREYLIRLGVDGDRIGTISYGELRPADPGHGESAWARNRRAEFRAERK; encoded by the coding sequence ATGAAGCGATCCACGAACAGCGGATGGACGGTGGCGCTCCTGGCCGCCGCCGCTCTGGCCTGCCGCACGGCCCCGGTCCCGCCCCCCGGCGCCGCTGGCCCGGCGGCGGGCGCCGCCGAGGCGGAGCCGGCGAATTCCCCGGCCGGCGAGGAGCTCGGTGCCGAGGGGTTCGGCGAGGGTCTCGTGGCGGCGGCGCCACTCGAAGAGCCGCTCGAGGAGCCGGAGGACCTCGAGGCGGCCGTCGAAGCGAACCTGAAAACGGTCTACTTCGATCTGGACAGCAGCGCCCTGGACGAGGAGGCCAAGCGGATCCTCGAGGAGAACGCGCGCTGGCTGCTCGCCCACCCCGAGGTGCGGATCGTCGTCGAGGGGCATTGCGACGAGCGGGGAACGGTCGAGTACAACCTCGAGCTGGGGCAGCGGCGGGCGCGCGCCGTCCGCGAGTACCTGATCCGGCTGGGTGTGGACGGCGACCGGATCGGCACGATCTCGTACGGGGAGCTGCGCCCGGCCGACCCGGGCCATGGGGAAAGCGCGTGGGCCCGCAACCGGCGGGCCGAGTTTCGCGCCGAGAGGAAGTGA